A stretch of the Psychroserpens sp. Hel_I_66 genome encodes the following:
- a CDS encoding DUF481 domain-containing protein produces the protein MRKTSDSAKWTGSVSLDVSLIKNKNDIFRIANKAHVQYNDKTNLWLFVNDLNFQKIENNDLVNRGTQHLRYNRKLTDLVKWEAFAQAQYDAVSQIDFRGLLGTGPRFKLFKNDNYRFYLGTLIMYEYEKASNVISDRTQNDVRGSAYLSFSLYPTETISIISTSYYQPKLDVFNDYRLSSNTSLLFEVFKNLAFKTTFNYFYDAVPVSSEIPKTQFELTNGLIYSF, from the coding sequence TTGCGAAAAACATCAGATTCTGCAAAATGGACTGGATCTGTAAGTCTCGATGTTTCACTAATAAAAAACAAGAATGATATTTTCAGGATTGCAAATAAAGCACATGTACAATATAACGATAAGACCAATCTCTGGCTTTTTGTCAATGATTTAAACTTTCAGAAGATTGAAAATAACGATTTGGTAAATCGTGGTACACAACATTTGCGTTACAATAGAAAATTGACAGATCTCGTAAAATGGGAGGCGTTCGCACAAGCGCAATATGATGCTGTTTCACAAATTGATTTTAGAGGTTTGCTGGGTACTGGCCCTCGTTTTAAACTGTTTAAAAATGACAACTATCGTTTCTATTTGGGTACTTTAATTATGTATGAATACGAAAAAGCGTCAAATGTTATTAGCGATAGAACACAAAACGATGTACGAGGAAGTGCCTATTTATCATTTAGTTTATATCCTACGGAAACGATAAGTATCATTAGCACCAGCTATTACCAGCCCAAATTGGACGTATTTAATGATTATCGTCTCTCCAGCAATACCTCTCTATTATTTGAGGTTTTCAAGAATCTTGCATTTAAGACGACCTTTAATTATTTCTACGATGCAGTTCCTGTGAGTTCTGAAATTCCGAAGACACAATTTGAATTGACCAATGGCTTGATTTATAGTTTTTGA
- a CDS encoding dimethylarginine dimethylaminohydrolase family protein, whose amino-acid sequence MIKLHVKNETSRLREVILGTAKSNGPTPKMEDAYDPKSLEHIKAGTYPVEKDMVREMEAVADVFKKYDVKVYRPEIIENCNQIFSRDIGFVIDDVFVKANILPDREEELDAIQYVIDQMNPEKVIRPPEEVHIEGGDVLVWNDHIFIGTYREDDYADYIVARTNMQGVNYIVEQFPHKTVKSFNLRKSQVNPKDNALHLDCCFQPIGANKAILHKEGFLEEDEYEWLLNFFGKENCFIISKDEMYNMNSNVFSISENVIISEENFTRLNTWLREQGFTVEEVPYAEIAKQEGLLRCSTLPLVRD is encoded by the coding sequence ATGATAAAACTACACGTAAAAAACGAGACCTCTCGTTTGCGAGAAGTTATTCTCGGTACAGCTAAGAGTAATGGTCCTACACCTAAAATGGAGGACGCTTACGATCCTAAATCTTTAGAACATATCAAAGCGGGAACATATCCCGTAGAAAAGGATATGGTTAGAGAAATGGAAGCGGTAGCAGATGTTTTTAAAAAATACGATGTTAAAGTATATAGGCCAGAGATTATAGAGAACTGTAACCAGATTTTTAGTAGAGATATCGGTTTTGTCATAGATGATGTTTTTGTGAAAGCGAACATTCTTCCAGATCGTGAAGAAGAATTAGATGCTATACAATACGTGATTGACCAAATGAATCCAGAGAAAGTAATCCGTCCGCCAGAAGAAGTCCATATTGAGGGAGGCGACGTGTTAGTTTGGAACGATCATATTTTTATTGGTACCTATCGAGAAGATGATTATGCAGATTATATAGTTGCTCGAACAAATATGCAAGGCGTAAATTATATCGTAGAACAATTTCCGCATAAAACAGTGAAGAGCTTTAATTTGCGTAAATCACAGGTCAATCCTAAAGATAATGCGTTGCATCTTGATTGCTGTTTTCAGCCCATTGGTGCAAATAAAGCTATTTTGCACAAAGAAGGATTTTTAGAGGAAGATGAGTATGAATGGTTGCTCAATTTCTTCGGAAAAGAAAACTGCTTTATCATCTCAAAAGATGAAATGTACAATATGAACAGCAACGTATTCTCTATATCTGAGAACGTTATCATTTCCGAAGAAAATTTTACACGTTTAAACACTTGGCTTAGAGAACAAGGCTTTACGGTAGAGGAAGTGCCTTACGCTGAGATTGCTAAACAAGAGGGCTTATTGCGCTGCAGTACGTTGCCTTTAGTAAGAGATTAG
- a CDS encoding citrate synthase — MSDKATLEIHGKKHEFPLVTGTENEVAIDIKTLRSVTDGVVTIDPGYKNTGSCESAITFLDGEKGILRYRGYSIEELAEKADFLEVAYLLIFGELPNKEQHDKFHADIKKNSVVDDDIKKILDAFPKSAHPMGVLASLTSALTAFNPSSVNVDSEEDMYKAIVKILGKFPILVAWTMRKKKGLPFDYGNSSLGYVENLLQMMFKQPNEDYKQNPILVNALDKLLILHADHEQNCSTSTVRIVGSSHAGLFASLSAGISALWGPLHGGANQAVLEMLEGIKEDGGDTKKYMAKAKDKDDPFRLMGFGHRVYKNFDPRAKIIKKAADEVLGDLGVEDPILDIAKGLEKEALEDQYFVDRKLYPNVDFYSGIIYRGMDIPTEMFTVMFALGRLPGWISQWREMRLRKEPIGRPRQIYIGETHRPFKEMSKR; from the coding sequence ATGTCAGATAAAGCTACATTAGAAATACATGGTAAAAAACACGAGTTTCCTTTAGTTACAGGAACTGAAAATGAAGTTGCAATAGACATCAAAACATTGAGAAGTGTTACTGATGGTGTTGTAACTATAGATCCAGGTTATAAAAACACGGGATCTTGTGAAAGTGCTATTACTTTTCTTGATGGTGAAAAAGGAATTTTAAGATATAGAGGTTATTCTATCGAGGAGCTAGCTGAAAAAGCAGATTTTCTTGAAGTCGCTTACCTTTTGATTTTTGGAGAATTACCAAATAAGGAGCAGCACGATAAATTTCATGCAGATATCAAAAAGAACTCTGTAGTTGATGATGACATTAAGAAAATATTAGATGCTTTTCCAAAATCGGCACATCCAATGGGAGTTCTGGCTTCATTGACTAGTGCTTTAACTGCTTTTAATCCTTCTTCTGTCAATGTAGATTCTGAAGAAGACATGTACAAAGCTATCGTTAAGATTCTTGGAAAATTTCCAATCTTAGTGGCTTGGACAATGCGTAAGAAAAAAGGATTACCATTTGATTATGGAAATTCTTCTCTAGGCTATGTAGAGAATTTATTGCAAATGATGTTTAAGCAGCCAAACGAAGATTACAAACAAAACCCAATTTTAGTTAATGCATTAGATAAACTATTAATCTTACATGCAGATCATGAACAAAACTGTTCTACATCTACGGTTAGAATAGTAGGTTCGTCTCACGCTGGATTATTTGCATCATTATCTGCAGGAATCTCTGCACTTTGGGGACCACTTCATGGTGGAGCAAATCAAGCAGTTCTTGAAATGCTAGAAGGTATTAAAGAAGATGGTGGAGATACCAAAAAATATATGGCTAAAGCTAAGGATAAGGATGATCCTTTCCGTTTGATGGGCTTTGGACACCGTGTCTATAAAAACTTTGATCCTCGAGCAAAAATTATTAAAAAAGCTGCAGATGAAGTTTTAGGCGATTTAGGAGTTGAAGATCCAATTTTAGATATCGCAAAAGGTTTAGAAAAAGAAGCATTGGAAGATCAATATTTTGTTGATAGAAAATTATATCCAAACGTAGATTTCTATTCAGGAATAATCTATAGAGGTATGGATATACCAACCGAAATGTTCACGGTAATGTTTGCTTTAGGGCGTTTACCAGGTTGGATTTCACAATGGAGAGAAATGCGTTTACGTAAAGAACCAATTGGTAGACCTAGACAAATTTACATAGGCGAGACTCATAGACCTTTTAAAGAAATGAGCAAAAGATAA